TTCTACGGGCACTTCTTCGTCGAGCACAACCGCGGCCACCATGTGCGGGTGGCCACCCCGGAGGACCCGGCCAGTTCGCGCCTGGGCGAATCCTTCTGGAGTTTCCTGCCGCGTACCGTGTGGTTCAGCCTGAGTTCGGCCTGGCATCTGGAAAGCCAGCGCCTGGAAAAACTCGGCCTGCCGACCCTGCACTGGAAGAACGGCGTGCTCAGCGCCTGGCTGTACAGCGTGGTGCTGTGGGGCGTGCTGATCGCCTGGCTGGGGGCGGCGGTGATTCCCTTCCTGGTGATCCAGGGGATCTACGGCTTCTCTCTGCTGGAGGTGGTCAACTACGTCGAGCACTACGGTCTGCTGCGCCAGAAACAGCCCAACGGCCGCTATGAACGCTGCTCGCCGCGCCACTCCTGGAACAGCAACCGGATCGTCACCAACATCTTCCTGTTCCAGTTGCAGCGCCACTCCGACCACCACGCCAACCCGACCCGTGCGTATCAGGCCTTGCGTCACTTCGACGAGTCGCCACAGCTGCCCTATGGCTACGCCACCATGATCGTCTGGGCCTATGTGCCGGCCCTCTGGCGGCGCCTGATGGACCACCGGGTGCTGGCGCACTACTCGGGTGATGTACGCCTGGCCAACATGCACCCGGCCAAGCGTGACGAGCTGCTCAAGCGCTACGGCTTCAGCAACACCGATTCAGACACCGCTCTTTAGTTGTACCGCTCACCCCTTCAAGTGCTGGTGAACCGGTCGTGTTCGCCTGTGATGTGCCCGCTTGAAGGGTGAGCAACGCAGTAGGCAGTCCTTAAGCAAGTTGACCGACAACAACAATAAGCAACTGTAAGGAAGTCACGGATGTCTATTTCACCGCTATTCACTGCCCAGTTGTTCGTGGTCCTGGTGGGGATCTCCCTGATGGGGGCCGCCGAAGCCGCGCGCATTGAACCGGCCAATACCGAGTTCACCGCCAAGGGCCCCATCAGCTTTGCCAAGAGCATCATCAATGCCGACTGCACCATCCAGGTCAGCGGCAAGGTCAGCCCCGACGGCAGCTTCGCCAGCGTCGAGAAAGTCGACTTCAGCGGCGGCCTCAAGTGCGGCCAGGTGGAAGCCACGCACCTGCCCTGGAAGCTGATCGCCAAGGACGAAACCAGCGGCGCCATGTCGGGTATCCAGGTCACCGTGCACGCGCCCCTGGTGGGCGGCGACTGCGGGCCGTCCACCGCCGAAGGCAGTTGGAACAACAGCACCGGAAAACTCGAAGCGGCCCAGGTCAGCCTCGACGGTGGCTGCACCATCAAGACCGTATCGATCCAGATGCCACCCACGTTCCGGGTTGCACCCTGACGCGCACGTCACACCTTTATCGAATTGAAGATTTGGCTGGAAAGGGAAGCTCGGTCGCTGTTCTCCGTGTCGTCTCGCTCAAGGCCATTACCCCGGCGAAATGAATCGCCATACATGTGAGGAAAAACAACAATGAAAGGCATCAAAACTCTCGTGTCCGCCACCGCCATCGTTGCCTGCTTGGGAGCTGCTTCCATGGCCAGCGCTGCATCCATCGCCATTGATGGTGCGAACCCGGATGGTCCGTTCACTACCCCTGGCGGCACCATCACCGTGCGCTCGCCGTCCTCGTTCAACCAGCCCGTGACCTGCAACATCAACTTCAGCGGCAACATCGCCGGCGGCGTGGCCAGCATCACCGGCGCCACCGTCAGCGGCAGCAACGCGCTGTGCAACCTGCCGAAGATCACTGGCTTGCCATGGACTCTGAGTGCCTCCAGCACCACCGCAGGTACCGTGACCAACGTGGGTTACACCATTTCCTTCTTCCCTGCCACCAACTGCGGTCCGACCACCATCAACGTGGCCTGGAGCAACGTGACTCACTCGCTGAGCCTGAGCACGCCTCAGACCCTGAGCGGTGGCTGCTCCGTGGATGTGCTGAACGCCAAGCCGTCGCCACAGGTCAGCGTGATTTAAGCGTTATCTGGAACCAAGGGCTGATCACCCGCTGAAGGACACCGCCTCGCAAGAGGCGGTGATCTGCAGATCAGGAGGGCCCTGTAGTGTCGGTTGCTATCGATAATAATAAGGAGTGGGGCATGAATAATAAGAAACAACAGTTGCAGATCGCGGTGGCACTCGCCCTGTTGGGGGGCTTTGGTGCGATCGGCACTGTTCAGGCAGGCGGCTTCACCACGCCTACCTACGGCGCTCCCGGATGGGGCCGGGCCTTCGGTGGTGGTTCGTTGTTCAAGAACGACCCCAGTGCGGCTTACAACAACCCGGCGGCCATGGCGTTTATCGATCAGAACGTGGCACAGATGACGGTCGACTACGCCCGCATCAAGATGAAATACAAAGGCGATGCCTACGATTATCAAGGGAATCCGGCCACCACCTTGCCGGTGGATGCGTCCGGCGTCCCCACCGGTGGCCCGGTGCCCCTGGAGGGCAATGGTGGCCAGGGCGGCTTCACCGCCTGGTTGCCGACCGGCTTCATGGTAATGCCGATCAACGATCAGTTTGCCTTCGGCCTGAGCCAGGTCGTGCCCATGGGCATGCGCAGCACCTGGGATAACGACAATTCCAAGATCCGCGACTTTTCGGTTGATACCAAGATCGAGACCGTGGGCCTGACCGGCTCGCTATCGTTCAAGGTCAACGACGACTTCTCCCTGGGTGCCGGGGTCATCGTCCAGCACAGCAAGGGCTTCGTCAGCCAGAACCTCAACCTGACCGGTGCCGCGGCGGTATCTCCCGGCCTGGGCGGGATCCCGCTGCCATCCGGCGTCGGGGCGAACCTGATGCGGGTCAAGGTGGACAATACCTCGGTAGGCTGGTTCACCGGCGTGGTCTGGAAACCCACCGACCGCGACACCCTGGGCCTGAACTACCACGCCAAGATCAAGAACAAGATGGACGGCAAGTACAACGTGCGTGCCGACGCGGTAGGCCGCCAGTACATGACCCAACCGGCCGGGCCCAATGGTGAAAGCCTGGTGGAACTGGCCTATCCCGGCCTGAAGCTGAACCCGGATGGTGCCAACGCCAGTGCCCAGCTGGACATTCCAGCCTCCGCCGGGCTGGACTGGGTGCACGTGTTCGATGACCGCTTCACCCTGGGTGCCAGCATGCTGTGGACCCAATGGTCGTCGTTCAAGGACCTGACCCTGAAGTCCGATGGCAATACCCTGGTCTCCATCCCGTACAAGTACAAAGACACCATGATGTATTCCCTGGGTGGCGACTACCGCTTCACCGACCAGCTGACCCTGCGGGCCGGTGTGGCGTACGACCAGACACCAACCCGTAACAGCACACGTGACCCGCGGATTCCCGACAACGATCGCTGGTTCACTTCCCTGGGCTTCGGCTATGACATCAGGGCGATCCCCGGCCTGACCATCGACGGCGCCTATTCCCGGCAATTCGTCAAGGAAGCCAAGATCAAGACCCAGAACGTGGACCGTCTCGGTGCCTCGCGCCTGGATGGCAAGGTCGACGCCAAGGGCGAGGTGGTGAGTCTCTCCGCGACCTATCACTTCTGAGGGTAAAGGCTTTACCCACGCCTCGAGATAACGGCAGTACAAAGGGATTGTGCTACTGCCGTCGGCGGGACGGGTCACCTCAGGACCCGTCTTGACCTGCCATTTCCCCAAGCCCTGGCTGACATCGTTCGGCCGTTGTGCGTTGCTGAAATCACTCAAAACAATATTTAAAAATAAAATTTGAAACGCGGCAGTTTCCTTTGTAGGGTGATCTTCGAGGGGCCGGCACAACGCCCAGGCTCCAAGTGGTCGTCTGCATAGAACAAGAGAGGTATTCCATGATTGTCTGGTTATTGGTGGGACTCGCCGCTGCGTTCGCACTGGCCTATCGGCAGGCCCCGGCATCCTGGTGGCTGGGCTCGGCCCTGGTCTGGCTGGGGGCAGGGCACTGGTTGGGCCTGGTGGGCTCGCTGGGCATCAGCCTCGCGGCGCTGCTGGTGGTGCTGCCGGCTGCGCTGTTGAGCGTCAAGCCGCTGCGTCGGGCCTTGCTCACCCGTCGTGCCCTGGTCATGTTCCGCAAGATCATGCCGGCCATGTCCGACACCGAGCGCGCGGCCATCGAATCCGGCACGGTCTGGTGGGATGCCGAGCTGTTCAGCGGCAAGCCCGACTGGTCGCGCCTGATAGGCGCTGCGCCGGCCAGCCTGAGCGCCGAAGAGCAGGCGTTCATGGACAACGAAGTGGAAACCCTGTGCGACATGGCCAACGACTGGGAAACCACCCAGGTCTGGCAGGACCTCTCGCCCAAGGCCTGGCAATACACCAAGGACGCGGGTTTCCTGGGGATGATCATTCCCAAGCAGTACGGCGGCAAAGGCTTCTCCCATTACGCTCACTCCCAAGTGGTGATGAAGCTCTCCACCCGCTGCTCGGCGGCGGCAATCTCGGTGATGGTGCCCAACTCCCTGGGCCCGGCCGAACTGCTGCTGCACTACGGTACCGAGGCCCAGCGCCAGCATTACCTGCCGCGCCTGGCCCGGGGCGAAGACATTCCCTGCTTCGCCCTGACCAGCCCCTATGCCGGCTCCGACGCCGGGGCCATTCCCGATACCGGCGTGGTCTGCAAGGGCCAGTTCGAGGGCCAGGAAGTGCTGGGCTTCCGGGTTACCTGGGACAAGCGCTACATCACCCTGGGCCCGATCGCCACGGTGCTGGGCCTGGCCTTTCGCGCCGAGGACCCGGACGGCCTGCTGGGCACCAAGGGCAGCCTGGGGATCACCTGCGCGCTGATTCCCACTACTCATCCCGGGGTCAATACCGGGCGTCGCCACTGGCCGCTGAACGCGGTGTTCCAGAATGGCCCGACCACCGGCAAGGATGTGTTCATCCCCCTGGAATGGGTGATCGGCGGTGGCGACCAGGTGGGCAACGGCTGGCGCATGCTGATGGAATGCCTGGCCGCCGGGCGCGCCATTTCCCTGCCCTCGGCCAACGTCGGCCTGGGCAAGGTGGCGGTGCGCGGCACCACGGCCTACGCGGCGATGCGCAAGCAGTTCGGCCTGCCCATCGGCAAGTTCGAAGGGGTGCAGGCGCCCCTGGCCCGCATGGCCGGGCACCTGTATGCCTGCGACGCGGTGCGCAAGGTCTCGGTGGCGTCCCTGGATGCCGGCGAGAAGCCCTCGGTGATCTCGGCCATCGCCAAGTACCACGTCACCGAGCGCGCCCGGGCCATGGTCAATGACGGCATGGACATCGTTGCCGGCAAGGGCATCTGCATGGGGCCCAACAACTTCCTGGCCCGGGCCTACCAGCAAAGCCCGATCGCCATCACCGTGGAAGGCGCGAACATCATGACCCGCTGCCTGATCATCTACGGTCAGGGGCTGATCCGTTGCCATCCCTATGTCTTTCGCGAGATGGAAGCGGCCCGGGATACCGGGCGCAAGGGCCTGGAAGCGTTCGACAGCGCGATGTTCGGCCATATCAGCTTCGTCTTCGCCAACACCGTGCGCGCTGCCGTGCACGCGGTCACTGGCGGGCGCCTGATCAAGGCCCCGGGCAACACCGACAAGGCCCTGGCCGGCTACTACCGGCAGATCCAGCGTCTGTCGGTGGTGCTGGCCCTGGCCTCGGACATTTCCATGGGCGTGCTGGGCGGTGCCCTCAAGCGCAAGGAAAGCATCACCGGGCGCCTGGGGGACATTCTGTCCCAGCTGTACATCCTGTCCTGCGTGTTGAAGCGCTTCGAGGACGATGGCCGGCCGCAGGCCGACCTGCCGCTGGTGCACTGGGCCGCCCAGGACTGCCTGCTGCGGGCCCATGAAGCTCTGGCCGAAGTGCTGGACAACTATCCGTCCAAGGCTGCCGCGCGGATCATCCGTGGCTTGAGCTTTCCCCTGGGCATTCCCCAGCGCAAGCCGTCGGACCGCCTGCTGGCGCAAGTCGCCGAACTGGTGCAGACCCCGGGCCCGACCCGCGACCGCCTGCTGGCCGACTCCTACATCCCGCAGCCGGATATCGACAAGCTGGCCTATGGCGAACTGGCGTTCCGCCTGCAGCCACAGGTGGACCTGATCGAGGCGCGGCTCAAGCCGGCGATCAAGCAGGGCAGCCTGGCGCCGTTGCCGATCTCCCGCGAGGCCTTCGTGATCTGGCGGGTCAAGGCCCTGGAGCTGCAACTGATCAGCCCGGACGAGGACGAGCTGCTGGGGCGCTATGTGGAATACGGCGACCACGCGATCCAGGTCGACGATTTCCCCCAGGACTTCGGTCTGCTCGAAGCCCTGCAACAGCGTCAGGCGCACTTCGAGCAAAGCGCCAAGCCGGCCTCGCGCAAACGCGCGGCCAGCAGCGAAGACGCAGTGGCCGCCAGCGATTCGGCCTATTGACCCTCTACAGGATTGGATCGGGATCTCTTTATGTCTGACGGTTATCTTTCGTTCGTCAATTCCGGCTGGGGCCGCTGGCTGGCCCAGCGCACCGGCCTGCCGCAACCGGTGCCGCTGCAACGGCACCGCGAGGGGCAGGGCGGCAACCTGCTCAACCCGGTGGTCCTCGCCGCAGCGTCCGAGGGGCGCCTGCTGGGCGAGCTGCAACGGATCTTCGCCGCTACCGACACCGTGGCGGCCCAGGCCGCAAGCATCACCGCGCCTTCCACGGTGAAGGTCCAGGGCCTGGTGTTCGATGCCAGTGGGGTGGCCGACATCGCCCAGCTGGACGAGCTGTACCGCTTCTTCCACGCCAATGTGCGGCGCCTGACTGCCCACGGCCGGGTGCTGGTGCTGGGTACGCCGCCGGAGCACTGCAAGGAACTGGCCCAGGCGGTGGCGCAACGGGCCCTGGAAGGCTTCGTGCGTTCCCTGGGCAAGGAGCTGCGTCGGGCCATCACGGTGCAGTTGCTGTACGTCGAGCCCGGCGCCGAAGCCGAGCTGGACAGCAGCCTGCGGTTCTTCCTGTCGCGCCGCTCGGCCTATGTATCGGGGCAGGTGGTGCGCATCGGCGAACCGGTGGAAGTGCCCCGGCACATCGATTGGCAACAGCCCCTGGGCGGGCGCCGGGCACTGGTCACCGGGGCCTGCCGCGGCATCGGCCTGGCCATTGCCAAGGTCCTGGCCCGGGAGGGCGCCCAGGTGGTGTGCCTGGACATTCCCCAGAGCGAGGCCGAGCTGCAGCAGGCGGCTGCCGGGATCAAGGGCAGCGCCCTGGCCCTGGACATCACCGCGGCCAACGCCGGGCAACGCCTGCTGGAGTTCGTCGGCGAGCACGGCGCCTTCGATATCGTGGTGCACAACGCCGGCATCACCCAGGACAAGACCCTGGCGAAGATGACCGAGGCAGCGTGGCGCAAGGTCATGGCGGTCAACCTGGAAGCGCCGCTGCTGCTCAGCCAGGCGCTGCTGGAAGGCCAGGGCCTGAATCCCGGCGGGCGCATCGTCTGCGTCTCGTCGATTTCCGGGATCGCCGGCAACCTCGGGCAGAGCAACTACGCCACCTCCAAGGCCGGGGTCATCGGCCTGGTGCAGAACCTCGCCCCTTTGGCGGCGCGCCAGCAGATCACCGTCAATGGCGTGGCCCCGGGTTTTATCGAAACCCAGATGACCGCGAAGATCCCGCTGATGATCCGCGAGGCCGGGCGGCGCATGAACTCCATGAACCAGGGCGGTCAGGCCGAGGACGTGGCGCAAACCATCGCCTGGCTGGCCCATCCGGCCTCCGGCGGGATCAATGGACAGGTGGTCCGCGTCTGCGGGCAAAGCCTGCTGGGGGCCTGAGCCATGAATGCTGATACCGCAATTCGCATCATCGAGCCGCCGCCCTCCCGGGGGCAGCTGCTTTACGACGGCATCCGCAGCCTGCGCAAGCCCAAGCCGGACGCCGCGCCCCAACTGCCGACGGAGCGCCTGGTGCGCCCGGCGGTAGAGCTCAAGGCCGACGAAATAGCCCGTTACGCCCAGGCCTGCGGCTTTCGCCGGGAACACGGGGTGCCGCTGGCGTTTCCCCACACCCTGGCGTTCCCGCTGCATCTGTTGCTGCTGACCCGCCCGACGTTTCCCTATCCGGCCAGTGGCATGGTCCACCTGGCCAACCGCATCCGCCAGTACCAACGGTTGGAGGAGGGCCAGGCCCTGCGCCTGGAGGTGTTTGCCGAGCGTTGGTTGGCCCATCCCAAGGGCCAGGCGCTGTCGATTGCCACCCGGGCCCACAGTGGCGGCAGCCTGGTCTGGGAAAGCGACAGCCTGTACCTGCGCCGCGGTGTAGCCGGGCCCATCGGCGAGCCCTGGGAGGGCTTGTTGCAATGGGATGAGCAGGCCTTGGTGCGCACTCAGCGCTGGAGCCTGGGGGGCGATCTGGGCCGCCGCTTTGCCCAGGTCAGCGGCGACTTCAACCCGATCCATACCTCATGGCTGGGCGCCCGGCTGTTCGGCTTCCGCCGGCCCATTGCCCACGGCATGTGGACCCTGGGCCGGGCCCTGGCGGCCCAGCAACCGCCCCATCCACTGGCGGCGGCCCAACTGGACTGCGAGTTCAAGCTGCCGATCTTCCTGCCGGCGGCGGTGACCCTGTGGAATCGCCTGCCGGACGGCCCGCGCCATGAGTTCGAAGTGCGCAACAACGCGGGGGACAAG
The DNA window shown above is from Pseudomonas protegens CHA0 and carries:
- a CDS encoding alkane 1-monooxygenase, which translates into the protein MTVSVAAPGVWTDSKRHLWWLGTLPMITPLLSGIFALTTGVQVFWWSGVLVIFGLIPLIDGLMGEDASNPPESAVPDLEKQPYYRFIVYSCAVLSVLSLVVTAWMAISGVDWIIAGGLLQLSEQLHLQGSLASFAAFLTERAQLHGSIGWFTYLGMAMSTGAATGIAINIAHELGHKNRGMAKFLAKLALASTFYGHFFVEHNRGHHVRVATPEDPASSRLGESFWSFLPRTVWFSLSSAWHLESQRLEKLGLPTLHWKNGVLSAWLYSVVLWGVLIAWLGAAVIPFLVIQGIYGFSLLEVVNYVEHYGLLRQKQPNGRYERCSPRHSWNSNRIVTNIFLFQLQRHSDHHANPTRAYQALRHFDESPQLPYGYATMIVWAYVPALWRRLMDHRVLAHYSGDVRLANMHPAKRDELLKRYGFSNTDSDTAL
- the praA gene encoding alkane oxidation protein activator PraA, producing MSISPLFTAQLFVVLVGISLMGAAEAARIEPANTEFTAKGPISFAKSIINADCTIQVSGKVSPDGSFASVEKVDFSGGLKCGQVEATHLPWKLIAKDETSGAMSGIQVTVHAPLVGGDCGPSTAEGSWNNSTGKLEAAQVSLDGGCTIKTVSIQMPPTFRVAP
- a CDS encoding MaoC family dehydratase, whose protein sequence is MNADTAIRIIEPPPSRGQLLYDGIRSLRKPKPDAAPQLPTERLVRPAVELKADEIARYAQACGFRREHGVPLAFPHTLAFPLHLLLLTRPTFPYPASGMVHLANRIRQYQRLEEGQALRLEVFAERWLAHPKGQALSIATRAHSGGSLVWESDSLYLRRGVAGPIGEPWEGLLQWDEQALVRTQRWSLGGDLGRRFAQVSGDFNPIHTSWLGARLFGFRRPIAHGMWTLGRALAAQQPPHPLAAAQLDCEFKLPIFLPAAVTLWNRLPDGPRHEFEVRNNAGDKPHMRGLFIWGAR
- the praB gene encoding alkane oxidation protein activator PraB, which translates into the protein MKGIKTLVSATAIVACLGAASMASAASIAIDGANPDGPFTTPGGTITVRSPSSFNQPVTCNINFSGNIAGGVASITGATVSGSNALCNLPKITGLPWTLSASSTTAGTVTNVGYTISFFPATNCGPTTINVAWSNVTHSLSLSTPQTLSGGCSVDVLNAKPSPQVSVI
- a CDS encoding acyl-CoA dehydrogenase, producing MIVWLLVGLAAAFALAYRQAPASWWLGSALVWLGAGHWLGLVGSLGISLAALLVVLPAALLSVKPLRRALLTRRALVMFRKIMPAMSDTERAAIESGTVWWDAELFSGKPDWSRLIGAAPASLSAEEQAFMDNEVETLCDMANDWETTQVWQDLSPKAWQYTKDAGFLGMIIPKQYGGKGFSHYAHSQVVMKLSTRCSAAAISVMVPNSLGPAELLLHYGTEAQRQHYLPRLARGEDIPCFALTSPYAGSDAGAIPDTGVVCKGQFEGQEVLGFRVTWDKRYITLGPIATVLGLAFRAEDPDGLLGTKGSLGITCALIPTTHPGVNTGRRHWPLNAVFQNGPTTGKDVFIPLEWVIGGGDQVGNGWRMLMECLAAGRAISLPSANVGLGKVAVRGTTAYAAMRKQFGLPIGKFEGVQAPLARMAGHLYACDAVRKVSVASLDAGEKPSVISAIAKYHVTERARAMVNDGMDIVAGKGICMGPNNFLARAYQQSPIAITVEGANIMTRCLIIYGQGLIRCHPYVFREMEAARDTGRKGLEAFDSAMFGHISFVFANTVRAAVHAVTGGRLIKAPGNTDKALAGYYRQIQRLSVVLALASDISMGVLGGALKRKESITGRLGDILSQLYILSCVLKRFEDDGRPQADLPLVHWAAQDCLLRAHEALAEVLDNYPSKAAARIIRGLSFPLGIPQRKPSDRLLAQVAELVQTPGPTRDRLLADSYIPQPDIDKLAYGELAFRLQPQVDLIEARLKPAIKQGSLAPLPISREAFVIWRVKALELQLISPDEDELLGRYVEYGDHAIQVDDFPQDFGLLEALQQRQAHFEQSAKPASRKRAASSEDAVAASDSAY
- a CDS encoding outer membrane protein transport protein; its protein translation is MNNKKQQLQIAVALALLGGFGAIGTVQAGGFTTPTYGAPGWGRAFGGGSLFKNDPSAAYNNPAAMAFIDQNVAQMTVDYARIKMKYKGDAYDYQGNPATTLPVDASGVPTGGPVPLEGNGGQGGFTAWLPTGFMVMPINDQFAFGLSQVVPMGMRSTWDNDNSKIRDFSVDTKIETVGLTGSLSFKVNDDFSLGAGVIVQHSKGFVSQNLNLTGAAAVSPGLGGIPLPSGVGANLMRVKVDNTSVGWFTGVVWKPTDRDTLGLNYHAKIKNKMDGKYNVRADAVGRQYMTQPAGPNGESLVELAYPGLKLNPDGANASAQLDIPASAGLDWVHVFDDRFTLGASMLWTQWSSFKDLTLKSDGNTLVSIPYKYKDTMMYSLGGDYRFTDQLTLRAGVAYDQTPTRNSTRDPRIPDNDRWFTSLGFGYDIRAIPGLTIDGAYSRQFVKEAKIKTQNVDRLGASRLDGKVDAKGEVVSLSATYHF
- a CDS encoding 3-oxoacyl-ACP reductase codes for the protein MSDGYLSFVNSGWGRWLAQRTGLPQPVPLQRHREGQGGNLLNPVVLAAASEGRLLGELQRIFAATDTVAAQAASITAPSTVKVQGLVFDASGVADIAQLDELYRFFHANVRRLTAHGRVLVLGTPPEHCKELAQAVAQRALEGFVRSLGKELRRAITVQLLYVEPGAEAELDSSLRFFLSRRSAYVSGQVVRIGEPVEVPRHIDWQQPLGGRRALVTGACRGIGLAIAKVLAREGAQVVCLDIPQSEAELQQAAAGIKGSALALDITAANAGQRLLEFVGEHGAFDIVVHNAGITQDKTLAKMTEAAWRKVMAVNLEAPLLLSQALLEGQGLNPGGRIVCVSSISGIAGNLGQSNYATSKAGVIGLVQNLAPLAARQQITVNGVAPGFIETQMTAKIPLMIREAGRRMNSMNQGGQAEDVAQTIAWLAHPASGGINGQVVRVCGQSLLGA